The Streptomyces noursei ATCC 11455 sequence GCTCGTCGACGTCGAAGGAGGCCATCAGCCGCTCGGTGGTCTCCTGCACCGTGCTGCCGTCGACCAGGGCGCGGAAGGCGAGGGAGGCGGTCGCGTTGAGCTGCCAGTAGCGGCCGTCGCTGCCGTTCAGCAGAACGGTTCCGTAGTCGGTGTCCACGGTCGAGACGTCGGGGTGCAGTCTCCATGTCATGGTTGTCTCCTGCTCGGTCCTGTGGCGGGCTCAGGGGCGGGTGGCGGCTGCCGGCTGGAAGGCCGTTGCCCGGGCCCATAGTTCGCAGCTGAGCGCGGACTGCATCGCACCTTGGTGGAGGCTGTTGGTGTAGGGCAGCTCGAACAGCTCGCGCAGCGGTCCGGGGTCGATCAGGCCCAGGGCGGCCAGGCGGGAATCGTCCCAGAGTTCCGCGAGTTCCCGACGGTGCGCTTCGAAGCCCTCGGCGACGATGGTGGTGCCGTCGCCTTTGGTCCGCCGGGTCAGCACCTCCGGCGGCATGACGTCTGCCATCGCCGCCTTGATGAGGGGTTTGAACTCCCAGGGCGTGACGCGCTGTTCGGGTCGAACGGCCAGGCATGCCTGGATGACGCGGTCGTCGAGGAAGGGGGAGGTATGGCTGAAGTCCCCCGTCTCGGTCAGTTGGTGGCACTGGCGGACCATCCGTCCGGCGTCCTGGATGGCCAGGAGGTCGTTGTGCCGCCCTCGCGTCGACGCGAGTGGCTCGACGGTCGCGGCCGTGTCGCGCAGGGTGCGGGTCACCAGGTCCCTGGCGTCCGGG is a genomic window containing:
- a CDS encoding lasso peptide biosynthesis PqqD family chaperone is translated as MTWRLHPDVSTVDTDYGTVLLNGSDGRYWQLNATASLAFRALVDGSTVQETTERLMASFDVDEPRARADVEQLMASLQQAKVVQQA